The sequence TTCGGCGACCGGGTGTGCGTTCCACGCCACCAATCGCTCCGCGAAGCGCTGGTTCTCCACCTCGCGCACCGCGCGCGCTCGCTGCAATAGGGCGGCGTACGCAGTCGACAGCTCGCCGTCGGTATCACCGGCCATGAGCGCGACTCGGGCGGCATCGAACCAGCTCCCCGAGCGGACATGTCGGATGACATCGTCCGCGAAGGTGTCACCCCCACTAACCTCCGCCCTCTGCAAAGCACCGAGTGCGCGCACGAGCCGCGCCGCCATGGTCGCACGCTCGGCGCGGTCCCTCCCGCGTATCGCCTCGTGGTCCACGAAGCGACGCTGCGCCTCATCGATCGCGGCGCTGCTCCCTCCGTGGGAGAGCCACGTCCTGATCGCCCGGCCGAGGCGTCCCGCGCGCCGGGACGACCCCGCCGGCAGGATCGGGCTCAGTTCCGCCGCCGCCTCGGCGCGAAGTTCCTCGAGGAGCCACTCCGCACGTGCCGCCTCCGCGGCCGCGCGCTCGGCGGGCAGCTCGGACAATGCGCGGCGCGCGAGTGCGCTCCACTCTCGCGCCTGGGCCTCGCTCGGTGCCTGTCCCCCGACGAGCGGCTCGAGCCTTACGCGCGCCGCCGTCAGCACGTCGCGAATGGCGGGGTCGTCCACCTCCTGATCTGGCCAGAGCACTCCGCAGGCGAGTCCCAGCGCGAGCAGTTGATCACCACGCCCCGCCTCGATGGCAGCTGCCAGCAGCTTGCCGAGCGAGCCAGCCGTTTCGCCGAATCGCTCAGCGATGCCCCGGCGGACTTCGTCGGGAAGAGCGCTCCAACGCGCGACTGCACCTTCGCGCGAG comes from Gemmatimonadota bacterium and encodes:
- the pglZ gene encoding BREX-2 system phosphatase PglZ encodes the protein MRQTPASRPSGAFLVRPTHLSTLLAQVEKKSESRVVAVQVRGGWTGGESLLVGSRSWRVARAASVLAVREALVEFEDAGGDARLVILTPLETQELGWDVLARIARQRVFVLESWELLRDLFRAHGVDPRVARMGWLADVLLEHAPPGGYPAAPSGVLDLDTAWLHALVVLLGLPGGAPDALTLLRWSSREGAVARWSALPDEVRRGIAERFGETAGSLGKLLAAAIEAGRGDQLLALGLACGVLWPDQEVDDPAIRDVLTAARVRLEPLVGGQAPSEAQAREWSALARRALSELPAERAAAEAARAEWLLEELRAEAAAELSPILPAGSSRRAGRLGRAIRTWLSHGGSSAAIDEAQRRFVDHEAIRGRDRAERATMAARLVRALGALQRAEVSGGDTFADDVIRHVRSGSWFDAARVALMAGDTDGELSTAYAALLQRARAVREVENQRFAERLVAWNAHPVAEPAMLPVERVIENVVAPIADNRAVLVLLMDGMDLVVWRQLHAELAGRGWTWWRPDAAPAAPVAVAMLPSVTAFSDVALCR